One Acidobacteriota bacterium DNA segment encodes these proteins:
- a CDS encoding tRNA (cytidine(34)-2'-O)-methyltransferase: protein MFHVVLHEPEIPPNTGNLMRLTVNVGAELHLVHPLGFELDDTRMRRAGLDYREHARVQHHETFAECVEELAGLRFVAFSQHAEQLYTDVEYRTGDVLVFGKESTGLPREVLDHPAISEKVRIPIAPDGRSLNLANAAAIGIYEAWRQNGFMGSDSRE from the coding sequence TCTGATGCGGCTCACGGTGAACGTTGGCGCCGAGCTCCATCTCGTGCATCCACTTGGGTTCGAGCTGGACGACACCCGTATGCGCCGAGCCGGACTCGACTATCGAGAGCACGCCAGGGTGCAACACCATGAAACCTTTGCGGAGTGCGTCGAGGAATTGGCCGGGCTTCGTTTTGTCGCGTTTAGCCAGCACGCCGAACAGCTTTATACCGACGTCGAATACCGCACGGGCGACGTGCTGGTTTTCGGCAAGGAGTCGACCGGGCTACCGCGCGAGGTGCTCGACCATCCGGCAATCAGCGAAAAGGTGCGCATCCCGATCGCACCCGATGGGAGAAGCTTGAACCTAGCGAACGCAGCAGCGATCGGAATATATGAGGCCTGGCGTCAAAACGGGTTTATGGGGTCCGACTCTCGTGAATGA
- a CDS encoding GNAT family N-acetyltransferase has protein sequence MNENAHEIERAAADMWRSERVQRFGAWHVGYAAGYSRRANSAIWVGPGIDGLDAAASWLREHNVRPTVRLTSEMPPHVDEELRSRGWALGGPTLVMVRDIGEVVDVSGISIMDYPNHAWLNHVRLVAGIPENLEGGWRGILSRAPRPRGFAISAGTPVVAAGVGFISAGWLGLFQLGVMPKHRRQGLGRQTVDTLTTWGREQGADRVLLQVAAGNRMALPLYRGMGFSTEYEYWYRSIK, from the coding sequence GTGAATGAGAACGCTCACGAGATCGAGCGGGCAGCTGCCGATATGTGGCGCTCCGAGCGGGTGCAGCGCTTTGGCGCCTGGCATGTCGGATACGCCGCGGGTTATTCGCGTCGTGCGAACTCGGCAATATGGGTGGGTCCTGGTATCGACGGGCTGGACGCAGCGGCGTCGTGGTTACGCGAGCACAACGTGAGGCCGACTGTGCGGCTCACATCCGAGATGCCCCCACACGTTGACGAGGAACTGCGTTCGAGAGGATGGGCTCTTGGAGGTCCAACGCTTGTGATGGTGCGCGATATCGGTGAGGTCGTGGATGTATCAGGCATCAGCATCATGGATTATCCAAATCATGCTTGGCTCAACCATGTGCGCCTAGTGGCCGGTATCCCTGAGAACCTTGAAGGTGGTTGGCGCGGCATTCTCAGCAGAGCGCCGCGGCCCCGCGGATTCGCGATTTCTGCCGGGACGCCGGTCGTCGCAGCCGGCGTCGGGTTTATTTCCGCTGGCTGGCTCGGTCTGTTTCAGCTCGGTGTCATGCCAAAACATCGACGCCAGGGACTCGGTCGTCAAACCGTCGATACTCTCACAACATGGGGACGCGAGCAGGGGGCTGATCGGGTGTTGCTTCAGGTCGCCGCCGGGAACCGGATGGCACTCCCGCTGTATCGAGGTATGGGGTTTTCGACCGAATACGAGTACTGGTACCGCTCGATCAAGTAG
- a CDS encoding acyl-CoA thioesterase: MGHETPIRVRFYELDPYNHVNHATYVQYFEVGRVDFLGKIGYPMDELAEQGLQFVVTEITTKFLRSAGPEDDLVVITEVAELRRASSVWSQQILLGDDVICTQRIKAAITDLDSRPVRVPKHLQEAMKAGPPGL; this comes from the coding sequence ATGGGGCACGAAACACCGATCAGAGTCAGGTTCTACGAACTGGATCCGTACAACCACGTCAACCACGCCACATACGTGCAGTACTTCGAGGTTGGCCGTGTCGACTTTCTTGGCAAGATCGGTTACCCAATGGATGAGCTAGCCGAGCAGGGTCTGCAGTTTGTGGTGACCGAGATCACAACCAAGTTCCTCAGGTCCGCTGGGCCCGAGGACGACTTGGTAGTCATCACCGAGGTTGCTGAGCTGCGCCGTGCGTCATCGGTGTGGTCCCAGCAGATCCTTCTCGGTGACGATGTGATCTGCACGCAGCGGATCAAGGCTGCGATCACCGACCTCGACAGTCGACCCGTGCGTGTGCCCAAACATCTCCAAGAAGCAATGAAGGCTGGCCCCCCGGGACTCTAG